agtggactTACTGAGTCCACCTGGACAGACAACAGTGATTCAGCCACAGAGTTCACTAGGAACCAGATTCTGGTCCAGGCAGAGGAGTGGGACAGAGGGGTTCAGTGTACGTGTGTGGTGGAGTTTGAGGGAAATTCTATCAACAAAACTGTGCAAAGAATAGGTACGTAAAAAATATGCTTTTTCAGGACATTATGGTCAACATTCCCCTCACAATTGCACTCTTGCAGTGAACAAAATGACTGTTTTACTGCTAGAGAATTCTCTCAACAATGTCCATGACAAGGCACAGAATATTTATGCAGACTACAGTTACCTTACTTACTTACTTAGTACATTTACATACTTCTCTTTGTGTATGGTATGTCATATTCTCAGATTTTGCCGTGCTGTGTTACGTCACAGTGTGGATATACAGACTCCTGGGAATAACTGCCTGGCTTCTGCTGTTGATCCTGGCTACCACTGTGGCAGCATGCAGGGGCAGGACTAGAGGTATGTATAAACACTGACTTTGGTCCTGAATGACCCAAATACATGAACAGAGTAGCATGTAATAATACAAAATATACAAATGTACTGTACGTTGTAATGGTTCAGTTAAACTGTCGAGTAATTCACCTgttttgacatgcactgtcttTATTTTGTGACTTAGGTGTTCAGAGGAAGGATACCTCAAAGAACAGGGGACGAAGGCATAATTCATCATAAAAAGGTTTTACAGTTTGTCATTTGTACAAAGTCATTTTGGTCGCATTGTCGTGTGTCAAGACCATTGGGAAAAgttgtttatttttgttgttgttgtcgtcgcTTGCTTAACTGTTGCTAACTATTCAAAAATGAAAGTGTAAATTGGGAAAAAGCTCATTAGAATTTCAAATTGcagttatatattttttctcataGAACATATTCATACTGAATTATAATCCACTGTAAATGCTCTCTGATTACAAAGTCCTGGGTCAGATATCCACTTTTTTTCTTATTCGAAACCTTTGCGCGAGTGATCGAAATGTTATTGAATTCCCCTCTGTGAACCACACTTTGCTACGCTTCATGCAGGCAACTGTGTCGTTACAGACTTCGAATGAATCCATTTCAAGAAAATGTCCATGTTTAAAAAGATGCAATACAATAGTATTGCTACATTCCTATATTCTCATGCTATGCTGTTACTGGCTTATTTGCTAAAGTAAGAAACTTTTCCAGAAATCCTCACCATCTGTTTTGACTACTAACTTGTAAAGGAGAGACATGATACCCAACTATTTCTCTTAATAAGTGCATATCAGATAATCAAatgaaatcacattttatttgtcacaatgcaccgaatacaacaggtgtggacttgACCGTCAAATGCTTCCTTAGGAGCCCTTTTCCACCAACGCAGAGTTAAAACGTTTATTTTTATGTGCTAAATAAAAAAAGGAAATAATAACACAGATACGTGCATATTTTATGATAAAGTAATTGCAATAACTGTCCTTCAAATGAAGTAAGCCGTGTGCAGCACCGTCGCTTATCCAAATCATCTTATTTAGTCCAACAGACTAAATGTGTAAACGTGTCCTATGTGAGAAAGGGCGACATTATTGCTGGTCTCTGTCGTTTTGCTTTCATTTCTGaaagaggaggtcagagacctggcagtgtggtaacagattaacaacctctctctcaatgtgggCAAGAcagagggccgaacaggccctcaTTAACATCGATGGGACTGAAGttgagcgggtcgagagtttcaagttccttggtgtccacatcaccaacaaagtatcatggtccaaacacaccaagacagctgtgaagtgggcacgacaacacctttccccctcaggagactgaaaatatttggcatgggtccccaaatCCTCAAATACAGCTGCACCGGTGAGAGCAtgctgaccggttgcatcatcgcctggtaaggcaactccttggcatctgaccgtaaggagctgcagagggtagtgcgaacggcccagtacatcactggggccaagctccctgacatccagaacctatatactaggcggtgtcagagggaagctcaaaaaatagtcaaagactccagtcacccaagtcatagactgttttctctgctaccgtacggcaagcggtaccagagcgccaagtctaggaacaaaaggctccttaacagattctacccccaagccataagactgctgagcaACTCTATtacttgaactgcattgttggttaaaggcttgtaaggaagcatttcacggtaaggtctactacacctgttgtattcggcgcatgtgacaaataaaatttgatttgatttttggttTAAAAAAATGGTACAGTAAGCAACTCCAAAGCATGGATTGCAGTAATTCCTTATCTATAGACTACTTTGAGAGGTAATGAAATGAATGAATTaaggaatgaatgaatgaattaattGTATTATTTGAGTGTACCTATCGCTTTTAAATGTCATTGCCAGGTAAATGAATGGGAAGAGCATGATTTCGTTCAGAGAATGAACTGCCAGACATATTCTTTGTCCATTTTTGGGGTTGCTACAGATTTGTCAGTCGATAACATAGaggcctcctcttccttcctgccCTACATCTCATAGACTATATGCCAATGAACAGCCATTTCATTCAACCCGTTTCCAAATGAGGAGTTAAAACATGCAGGCTAATTTAAATAGAGTAATAACATTTTCATATGGAAAAGTAGAAAGCttggtatacagtgcattcagaaagtattcagaccctttcacattttccacattttgttacgttacagccttattctaaaattgattaaatcaatAAAAatcgtcatcaatctacacacaataccccataatgacaaaacaaaaacaggtttttagaaatgtttacaaatgtattattAAATAAAAGataatacagtatttacataagtattcagaccctttgctatgagactcgaaattgagctcaggtgcatcctgtttccattgattatccttaaaatgtttctacaacttgattgaagtccacctgtggtaaattcaattgactggacatgatttggaaaggtacacacctgtctatataaggtcccacagttaactgtgcatgtcagagcaaaaaccaagccatgaggtcgaaggaattgtccttagagctccaagacatgattgtgtcaaggcatagatctggggaagggtaccaaaaaatgtctgcagcattgaaggcctCGAAGAACACAGTTgcccccatcattcttaaatggaagactcttcctagagctggccgcccggccaaactgagaaattgggggagaagggccttggttagggaggtgaccaagaacccgatggttactctgacagaaggaagccactcctcagtaaaaggcacatgacatcccgcttcgagtttgccaaaaggcacataaaggactctcagaccatgattctctgatctgaagaaaccaagattgaatgccaagcatcacgtctggaggaaacctggcaccatcactacggtgaagcatggtggtggcagcatcatgctgtggatatGTTATTCAGCGTCAGGGACTGGAAGACAAAATATATCATTCTCAACACCTgctttggctttgtcattatggggtattgtgtgtatattgatgaggggaaaaacaattgaatcaattttagattaaggctgtcacgtaacaaaatgtgtaaaaagtcaaggggtctgagtactttccgaattgCTGAAAATGACATGAGATCTGTAGCTGAGAATGAGACTGAGTGGCAGAGTAGACCTAAATGTGGTTTGCGTTCTGTTCATAATTTTGCCAGAACAGTGGACAGAAagaaacacacaatcaagtcagGAGGTACAGCAGTGGCTTGTGGTTTGAAGAGGCGACACTGACTGAGGTGGGCTTTCAAGGCAAATGTCATAGGTCGACTTCTGAAGAATTCATGCACTCATGAAAAAAAAATCCCCTTGCAATTGTTGTGACATTTTGTGCTCTTTGTCACCTCCAACTAAATCATTTTGGAAAAAAATACAGAGGtaatgatcatcatcatcatttgtgtcagttccatttcaattaaatatatatgtttttaaactTATGCAACTGGCACTGCCTAGCGTTGAAACAATGGAGACCACTAACTACCTCTTCATTTTAAGAGGTTGCTAACCAGAATGGTAGCATCAGTTGTCTGCAGTCCCTTTTTACTCAGTGGTATGGCCTCACAACCTTAATCAGGTCAAAGAAAAGACCACCATGTTGCACATTTAGTTTGGAGAGCATTTCAGTCTGTGTCCACTTTTGATTCAATTGTTGTTGACATGCCAAATGAATAAAGCCACTTTGAATTAGCTAAAGAAGAGTGTATAAACTGTAAAGACGTACCTTGTAAATATATACTGATGTAAACAAACCATTTTTGCTTATAATTACTTGGACTGAAAAAATTTACTGATATACCTTAGAATATAACATCCTCCTGAATCTGTCACGGACTGCATCGAGAGACAGCTTTCTACAAAACTACATAAATGTCTCTGTAATATCTTTCAGAAATGGTTTTGAAATTAAAAGCACACCCTCATTGTCATTCAGCGTTCTCTTTATTTCTAATTCAGTACCCCATTATCACCTGTCAATTAATATACTAAAGGCTCATCTTTTGCTGAAATATTTTCGATCTGCAGCAATTATCTGAAATACTTTCATTAGGTATTGCCCATTGGTAtgcgtttgtgtgcgtgtgtgtgcgtgtgtgtgtgtgtgtgtgggggggggggggcgacgACTATTCTTCCATCCTGTCAAATGTCTTTATTACTTAGCTGAAGGAGCGAGCAATTTCTCTCAACCCTCTGATGTTCGACATGTATACTCCGTTTCTGATTCTGTGCTACATGCATATTTTGAAAGGTAAGCTACATCTACTTGTATTCACTAATTGTATTTAATTTATTCGACACAATTCAAGATggatttacgtaagtattcagaccctttattcagtaatttgttgaagcccctttggcagcgattacagccacgagtcttcttgggtatgacgctacaaacttggcacacctgtatttgtggtgtttcttccattcttctctgcagattctctcaagctctgtcaggttggatggggagcgtcactgcacagcttttttcaggtctctccagagatgttagattgggtttaaatcaaaacaaggacattcaaagacttatcccaaagccactcctgcgttgtcttggctgtgtgcttaaggtcattgtcctgttggaaggtgaacctttgccacagtctgaggtcctgagcgctctggagcaggtcaGCACTCCATctgacctgattggtggagtgctacagagaagccactcctcagtattcagaccctttaatcaggaTTTTttttaagcacctttggcagcaattatagccacgactcttcttgggtatgtgtaggtcctggattgcaggaagcttggcccccgtgatgtactgggccgtatgctgGGCTGTACGCACTGGTCCATGCGCACTACCCGCTGCAGCGCCTTACgatcagatgccaagcagttgctcGATGCAACCAgtaaggatgctctcgatggtgcataagtattcagaccctttgctatgagactcgaaatggagctccagtacatcctgtttccagtaatcatcattgagatgttcctgcaacttgattggagttcacctgtagtaaattcaattgattgtacatgatttggaaaggcacacacttgtctagagttgaagtcggacgttagtggaggctgttatagcatcaaaGGGGGGAccactccatattaatgcccatgattttggaatgagatgttcaacaagcagatgtccacatacttttggtcatgtagtgtatcactTAAACCCCATATGAATCTATGCAAGGCATTTGGTTCAGTATCGTGTTTCCATATTCAGTTGTAGGGTCCATCATGTCGGAGGACTCAACAGTGATCCAGTATCCCCCTGTTGTTGAGGAGGTAGTTGGCGGCAACATCACCATGAACTGCATTCTGGAAGGGTTGACTTCTTACTGTTATACTGTCGCCTGGATAAGACTGCCCAAACAACCCGGGGCGCTGCGAGTCCTCAAGAACACCATTATCAACACCAGATCTGAGTATGAAATCTTCAAGCATATGTGTCCAGTGTCCATCTACAACGTAGCTGTCACCGACTCTGGGATTTACTACTGTGCTGTCATATATGGCCAGCAGATCTACTTAGGCAACGGCACCACAGTGATTGTTAAAGGTTAGTATTATAGCATTTTATGTTGGTCCTACAAGCATTTGAACTATCAAAACCTTCATAGACCTTTTAATTGTAACCTGATTTTCGCATGATCTTGATGTGTTGTATCTCAAGCTTTAACTTGTGTTCCGTAAGAGTCACAGGCATGAGCTATGTCACTGATGCAGTATTTGTAATGAAGATCAAATCAGTTTCCAAATGATCTAACATCATTTTTATTTCCTTCCCCAATTTCTTCCCTTTATTTCATGTAGATGGAACCAAAGCTCCTCCAACCATTGAAATCCTGAAACCGCTGAACAGCtaccattcctctgtctctctcctgtgtttgGTGTCAGGAGTGGTCCCGTCTCAAGTCCATGTGTTCTGGCTCATAGACgggagagaggacagtggactTACTGAGTCCACCTGGACAGACAACAGTGATTCAGCCACAGAGTTCACTAGGAACCAGATTCTGGTCAAAGCAGAGGAGTGGGACAGAGGAGCAGAATGCATGTGTGTGGTAGAGTTCGAAGGGCAGTACATCAACAAAACCGTGCAACACAATGGTAACTGCTCTTCCTCTTACTATCATTGGTTAGCACTACTGTAATAATATTGACCATATGTTCATGTGGTAACATTAATTTGACAATAAATGCAGTGAATTTGAAGATATTGAAACTTTCTGTATTGAGCTGTACCATTCCCTTTGATGAGATGTTATTGTGTCCTGTCAGATTTCTCCACAATGTGTTACACCATAGTGAGTCTCTACAGGGTTCTGGGAATTGTGTccgctcttcttcttctccttacACTGACTGCACGGGTACAGATATCCTGCAAGAGCAACAATTCAGGTAAGAGGTATTTTTGTATGATAGTtcattatatactgaacaaaaatataaacgcaacatacaacaattttaacaattttactgagttacagttcatataaggacatcagtcaattgaaataaattcatgaggccctaatctatggatttcacatgactgggcaggggcgcaacCACGGGTTGGCCTGGGGGGGCATAGGCCCAGACACTTGGGAGCAAGTTcgagccaatcagaatgagtttcccccccacaaaagggctttgttagacagaaatactcctcagttttatcagctgtctgggtggctggtctaaGATGATctagcaggtgaagaagctggatgtgggggtcctgggctggcgtggttaaatgttcatggtctgtggttgtgaggccggttggacatacacaattctctaaaacgacattggaggcagcttatggtagagaaatgaacatgacattatctggcaacagctctggtggacattcctggagGCAGCATGCCAATGGCACACTCCTTCAAAACATGAGACAccagtggcattgtgttgtgtgacaaaactgcacattttagattggccttttattgttcccagcacaaggtagatatgccacacctgtcagatggatggaatatcctggcaaaggataaatgctcactaacagggatgtaaacaaatttgtgcacaacatttgagagaaatgtgtttttaatgcatatggaacatttctgctgtcttttatttcagctcctgtacatgttgcatttatatattgGTTCAGTATAGTTACGTGTGCGTGCGTGAAACAAAGTTCGATGTGAATAAACACACGTGTTTTTTTGTTTGacatttttctctcttttttaaaACTTTGAACTAACTAAAAGTGCTAACTGTGTTCGTTTGTTTTTTCTTCAGGCAAGCGTAAGAAAAGCAACAGAAACCCCCCAAACTAAAGAAAAGGAGGGCTTTGGGATTCTGTCTTCATTGCGAAAACTGCAGGAAACCAACATTCAGAATTTGAGGGCTTTGAGTGAACCAGAGTGCTTCATACCAACTAGGAAGACGTTAAGTATGTAGTACGTTTTCACTGGGTGTCGAAAGGCTATAGAATTTTTACGTGACTTTTTATAAAGAAAATCCTTTTCACTTTGCTTTTGATTTCATTACATGAAAATTGTCAGATAAGCAATATTCATAAAAAAATCAAATGTGTTGGAATAGCCCAATTCTTCCATAAAGGGATATCCTGAAAGTACTGTAGTgatgaaatgttttttttccctcatcttGTGTCACCATCTCAAAACATCCAGTAGATATCAGTGTTTACTCAAAATCTACAACCTACCCTTCCTGTCACTTGTGCGTCCATTGTAGTGACACTGATTGAATGAAGAATAGCGCCGAaggagatggctgccattttataATCCcataaccaattgtgctattgtgtatgCTTTTTTGAGCTATTTGTAACTTTTTAaaaagtaagcatttccctgtcaggtattcggcacatgtgacaaattaaatttgatttgagatagGCTGGAGcttttttaaactattttaaaACATTATGTAGAAAACTCCATTAACCAAGTTGTCTGCATCAACATTTAAACAAACTAGCCATCATTCTTTTTACTAAGTTTTTATTTCTGTGATGGGTCTACATTGCCCCATGCTGTATCATAGTGTAAAAGTGTTTAAttgtgttttttaattttttacagTTGACTAAAATCAGTGTAACTTTTTATTCAACAAAAATGACTACTGTACTTTGTATTGAGAGTATTAACATGTCATTACCTACATGGGAATACTTTTGTTCAGTCTTGCCATTACTTACTTGATTTTACCATGACTTAATCCAAATGCATCATTTTCATTAATTAGCCAGGGTGATTTATTTTCCATTCAGGACTAAGCAGCAGCATAACTATTTTCCAACCCTTTAAAATAATGTTGTTGTGGAAAAATGAACTGATACAATAATAACAGTACATTCCGTCTATTTTCTGAGTTTCATTGATATCGTGAAAGCTGCTGAGGTTAAGTGATAGCTGATAGCATATCACGAAAGTACAAAGGTTCATCTCTCATAATGTGCTATTGGGTGAAAAAAAAGCCTGCAAATAGAATTTGCTAGTGGTTTGTTAATACCAAGGAACAGATTTGACCAAAGCTGTGTCTGTCCATAAGCATATCACACTGAGAATACCACACCTTGCAGAGAGAGCGATAGATAGAGTGTGTGTGCAGGAGAGCGTTAGGCAGCTAAAGCTTAAACTACTGTGGTATGTGGTCCGCTTCTGTTCTGAAGGCTACAGTCCTGCACCTGTCACACTTTTTCATATGTTACACAATCTGCAGTCTGTGCCGGATCAAACAACTCACAAGTGTCAAAAACAGCGAGCCTTCTCATTTTGGTCAGAGAAACAGGCCGTACAGAGTTCGTCAAAGTGTGTTTCAGATTGAGAATTTGAATGTCTTTTTTTAGCATTCAAGCAACGTTTTTAAACATGTGTTCAAATACATAGGCAGTGTTGGCACCAACAGTTCCAGGAAAATTGTAAATTAGATAAGAGGTAATGAAAGAGGTAATAAAAATgaaaacaaagaaaaaaacaagatATTAATTTACAATTAATCCCTGAGGGTGAGACAGGATAGCTAAGAACACTTATTTCCAATGTGGTCCTCTATGTAGGACAAAACCAGGACAAGGTCAAattctgtccttctgcccctgaacaacccactgttcctaggccgtcattgaaaataagactttgttcttattaactgacttgcctcgttaaataaaggtacaaaataaataaaaatacacaggAAATCACATGGGCCTATAAGCAGCCAATTAGCCTACACCACAATAAATATATCATCAATCAATTTCAGTAATTTTCCTATGTAGGCTTGTACACGTTTTCCCACGGAAGGGCTCTAACCTGACCTTTGAAAACATTTTAGGACTGGGACAGTTTAATGACTATTAGGAGGATTTCCCACAGTTGAATTACAATATTAAAAAAAGAGCTCTGTGTCACTCTGGGCACTTAGCAATTGGGGACACTTGGCTCTTGGTTTATACACAAATACATACATAATAATCTGAAAACTCTTATGCAATTTCTTCTTCAAAATATTATTGGATAATTGTATTTGGGCGTCTCCCAAACTGGATGTGGTCCAAAGTCGCATACTGGACCTCCTGTGGAACAATCAACACCAGGGAGTTCATTATAGGAACATTTGTTTCTCAAGGAATCAGACATAGGTATAGCTGTTGCTGTTGCTTTAAATACAGAAATGCTTTAACACTTCATGTGGACTGAATTGGGGCAGCAATACTGCAAATGTAAACCAGGGTCTCATTTGTGACTATTCACACCATAGAGAGGATAGTCAGTCAATCTCAATCAATACATTCACAATGAAGATAACTGAGTAATAATCTAAAACAATCCTTCTAGAGGTGAGAGTAGGTTTAGCCTCAATTCATTGGAGTTTGTTAACAAATGTAATCCATATAAAAATGCCAATCTGTATTTTACACAAACCACAAGGTATATCGCCAATAAGTACTGTAATTACACTATACTTACCAAGTAATACGGCAGTCTGAGACATGAGAAATTTTCAGAGCAGTATGTTCGGATCATAACACTACGGCCAGGAACCACACCCTAATAGGGTATCCCCCCTTAATCATATCACAATAAACTCTTACCAGTTGAATGTGGACACAAATAagcctttctgttgtacaactttTTTGAAATAATGTATACAAATATGCAAATTAAGTGGTAACTTATTAAATATGCACATATTTGCATATCATGCAAATACATTTTTCTGGACAGTGGATAAAGTCAGCCTaaatattttggtttcattttGTTAGGAAATTCCAGGACCGGACTTACACACAGCCGATTGTAAATAAAtactttatttcatctttatatTTGTAAAATACAAAAAAGTGACATAAAATGCATTTTTGGTACGTTTTTCAGAAGAATAAATCCTCTAGAATTAACATTTGTCAACATACTAAGAATCCGGAGAATACTTCTAAGGATAACACACACAATTTGGTGAATGCAGATGCTTCTGAGGATGAGAAAAATGAGTTGGCGGGTAGGAAGAGTCTGACTTTTGGGAAATGGCATAGAATGACAAGGTCACTGAAATTTAGACTACCAATTTAGACCC
This window of the Oncorhynchus keta strain PuntledgeMale-10-30-2019 chromosome 20, Oket_V2, whole genome shotgun sequence genome carries:
- the LOC118399400 gene encoding M1-specific T cell receptor beta chain-like, whose translation is MFDMYTPFLILCYMHILKVVGSIMSEDSTVIQYPPVVEEVVGGNITMNCILEGLTSYCYTVAWIRLPKQPGALRVLKNTIINTRSEYEIFKHMCPVSIYNVAVTDSGIYYCAVIYGQQIYLGNGTTVIVKDGTKAPPTIEILKPLNSYHSSVSLLCLVSGVVPSQVHVFWLIDGREDSGLTESTWTDNSDSATEFTRNQILVKAEEWDRGAECMCVVEFEGQYINKTVQHNDFSTMCYTIVSLYRVLGIVSALLLLLTLTARVQISCKSNNSGKRKKSNRNPPN